The Triticum aestivum cultivar Chinese Spring chromosome 7B, IWGSC CS RefSeq v2.1, whole genome shotgun sequence genome window below encodes:
- the LOC123163176 gene encoding fasciclin-like arabinogalactan protein 4: MQHQDLSPPTVLGPHPRQRIGAARRTADAQDRCRAGDLMVAGGYGSSAVVVRSTAPSSWSNSTFVGAITNDPCNVSVLVVGGLIVPYGFDIAATVSNSHRSPAGNITRVLTEARGFNVAASLLEASGVTDDFEADERGARITIFALLAQGTSLHATSNAGVCTLDPFEEMPDHNGHNDGPVHWN, encoded by the exons ATGCAACACCAAGACCTCAGCCCCCCGACCGTGCTTGGCCCCCATCCACGCCAGCGAATCGGCGCGGCTCGCCGGACGGCGGATGCGCAAGATCGGTGCCGTGCCGGTGACCTCATGGTCGCGGGCGGCTATGGCAGCTCGGCCGTCGTGGTCCGCTCAACGGCGCCCTCCTCGTGGTCGAACTCCACCTTCGTCGGCGCCATCACTAATGACCCGTGCAACGTCAGCGTGCTCGTGGTGGGCGGCCTCATCGTCCCCTACGGCTTCGACATCGCCGCGACCGTCTCCAACAGCCACCGGTCCCCCGCAGGCAACATCACTCGCGTCCTCACCGAAGCCCGGGGGTTCAATGTGGCCGCCTCCTTGCTCGAGGCCTCCGGCGTCACGGATGACTTCGAGGCCGATGAGCGCGGCGCCCGCATCACCATCTTTGCCCTCCTCGCGCAAGGCACCTCCCTGCACGCGACCAGCAATGCGG GTGTATGCACCCTCGACCCGTTCGAAGAAATGCCGGACCACAACGGTCACAATGATGGCCCTGTACATTGGAATTAA